In one window of Zygosaccharomyces rouxii strain CBS732 chromosome E complete sequence DNA:
- a CDS encoding uncharacterized protein (no similarity), whose product MLVNLFKSHKERPVDPVTECSFNDGTPSPDKSSIPECPVKNHNSSQLRRPQSHDEERKTKFYSRICNKVINSINSRTFKVLMILAAVLNVLQLIAFFLIGVLYLPKRTKKNLKNDDIYFMMDHVADNYIDYDFFLNESVL is encoded by the coding sequence ATGCTCGTTAACCTCTTTAAGTCCCATAAAGAGCGTCCAGTTGACCCTGTAACGGAATGCTCATTCAATGATGGGACACCTAGCCCTGATAAATCTAGCATACCAGAGTGTCCAGTCAAGAATCACAACTCATCGCAGCTTCGTAGACCTCAAAGCCATGACGAAGAGAGGAAGACCAAGTTTTACTCAAGGATTTGCAACAAGGTGATCAACTCCATCAATTCAAGGACTTTCAAAGTGCTAATGATACTAGCAGCGGTATTGAATGTGCTACAACTGATAGCCTTCTTCCTCATTGGGGTTTTGTACCTGCCTAAACGTACTAAGAAAAACCTAAAGAACGATGATATATACTTCATGATGGATCACGTCGCTGATAATTACATAGACTACGACTTCTTTCTCAACGAATCTGTTCTTTAG
- the ERJ5 gene encoding Erj5p (similar to uniprot|P43613 Saccharomyces cerevisiae YFR041C ERJ5 Endoplasmic reticulum protein that may function as a cochaperone as suggested by the presence of a DnaJ-like domain): protein MPSIGIGIWLLLICAVGYCFTNAEVEIFQLQQELVKKYGSDIDFYHFLKLPNLQGSTAKEITKNFRKLSKKYHPDKNKKFKKLYGRLNIATQVLTNENTRKTYDYYLKHGFPDYDFSKGGFFFRRVQPKTWFIILFVYTSASLIHYILLKTQAQSQRKRIQFFIDQVKSQDDTRGLGEKKLAFQQHAEDEPREITIRYGDVFITEEDGAETAISPDTVPEPGVLDTLFFRLPWIIIRPFVKPLLKPFVSDKKQERSKKSEKVNLEVDVQDSKPKKNATTKSNQKVLANGKVLTARKRK from the coding sequence ATGCCGTCAATAGGAATTGGGATTTGGTTATTGTTGATCTGTGCCGTTGGGTATTGCTTTACCAATGCTGAAGtggaaatatttcaattacAGCAAGAGCTTGTAAAGAAATATGGATCAGATATTGATTTCTAccactttttgaaattgcCTAATCTACAGGGATCAACTGCTAAGGAGATTACCAAGAATTTTAGGAAATTGTCTAAGAAGTACCATCCTgataagaataagaagTTCAAGAAGTTGTACGGTCGTCTCAATATTGCTACGCAAGTTTTAACAAATGAAAACACCAGAAAGACTTACGATTACTACTTGAAACATGGTTTCCCAGATTATGATTTTAGCAAAGGTGGATTTTTCTTCAGGAGGGTTCAGCCTAAGACGTGGTTCATTATACTCTTCGTGTATACATCGGCAAGTTTAATCCATTATATTCTACTGAAAACACAAGCACAAAGTCAGAGGAAGagaattcaattcttcatcgatCAAGTGAAGAGTCAAGATGATACCCGTGGActtggtgaaaaaaaattggcattCCAACAGCatgctgaagatgaaccaaGAGAAATTACAATTCGTTACGGTGATGTTTTCATAACGGAGGAAGATGGTGCTGAAACAGCAATTTCTCCTGATACGGTACCAGAACCAGGTGTGCTGGATACTTTATTCTTCAGATTACCATGGATTATAATTAGGCCATTCGTTAAACCATTGCTTAAACCTTTCGTCAGTGATAAGAAACAAGAGAGATCAAAGAAATCGGAGAAAGTAAATTTAGAGGTAGATGTGCAAGACTCAAAGCCTAAGAAAAATGCAACGACtaaatcaaatcaaaaagTCTTAGCCAATGGAAAAGTTTTAACAGCACGTAAGAGGAAATGA
- the EMC4 gene encoding chaperone EMC4 (similar to uniprot|P53073 Saccharomyces cerevisiae YGL231C Hypothetical ORF) — MSKVDAAAVEPHQWATNLTDSKYAKNLTIVTSNSMPSPSGFSSIESTGRDSLEGRKNKFNSHVKSEDVVTLQMQKAWQIALAPAKSIPMNFFMSYMSGTSLQIIPIMTALMLLSGPIKSIFQVRANFRPVLGTSVTESQILVPMLVFIACQFALMYIGFQKLNSMGLIPNTTSDWLSWEKRIDYNNGIRSFSF; from the coding sequence atgtCTAAAGTagatgctgctgctgttgaaCCCCACCAATGGGCTACTAATCTGACCGATTCTAAATATGCCAAGAATTTGACTATAGTTACATCTAATTCAATGCCATCACCTTCAGGTTTTAGTTCGATTGAAAGCACAGGTAGAGACTCACTGGAAGGTCGTAAAaacaaattcaattctcaTGTAAAATCTGAGGATGTGGTTACACTGCAAATGCAAAAGGCATGGCAAATAGCGCTAGCACCAGCTAAATCCATTCCtatgaatttcttcatgtCCTACATGTCAGGTACTTCTTTACAGATAATCCCCATAATGACAGCACTAATGCTGCTATCGGGACCCATAAAATCTATTTTCCAAGTTAGAGCCAATTTTAGACCGGTCTTGGGTACTTCAGTGACAGAATCTCAAATTTTGGTGCCAATGCTTGTCTTTATCGCATGTCAATTTGCATTAATGTACATTGGATTccagaaattgaattcCATGGGGCTAATTCCAAATACTACAAGTGATTGGTTATCTTGGGAAAAGCGTATTGATTATAACAATGGTATTAGatcattttccttttag
- the TAN1 gene encoding putative tRNA acetyltransferase (similar to uniprot|P53072 Saccharomyces cerevisiae YGL232W TAN1 Putative tRNA acetyltransferase RNA-binding protein required for the formation of the modified nucleoside N(4)-acetylcytidine in serine and leucine tRNAs but not required for the same modification in 18S rRNA), with protein sequence MSKRSFGGVSRDSGKRKKFKLSTGFLDPGTSGIYATCARKHEKQAAQELSIVFEEKLEEMYGDELKKINEEKNDGEDDDKEVEALSIEDEVKRELSQLNGSKDSSNQGQDRQKEILKFIDLSCECVIFCKTRRPVVPEQFVKSIMEDLADPSDMAKRTRYIQKLTPITYSCSSSMEQLGKLAAKVLQPHFHDPSVTQDYKFAVEVTRRNFNTLERDDIIKKVVSEVLNGSEHNHQIDLKNYNKLILVECFKNNIGMSVVDKDYITKFRKYNVQQIYEKKLKEQNEK encoded by the exons ATGAGCAAGAGAAGCTTTGGTGGTGTCTCTCGGGATTCtgggaaaagaaagaag TTTAAGTTATCAACCGGATTTTTAGATCCAGGAACCTCTGGAATATACGCTACATGTGCCAGAAAGCATGAGAAACAAGCTGCTCAGGAATTGAGTATTgtatttgaagagaaaCTGGAAGAAATGTATGGCGATGAGCTAAAGAAGatcaatgaagaaaaaaatgatggagaagatgatgataaggAAGTTGAAGCCCTATCCATTGAGGATGAGGTTAAGCGTGAGTTGTCTCAATTGAATGGTTCTAAGGACTCGTCTAATCAAGGACAAGACAGACAAAAGgagattttaaaatttattGATTTGAGTTGTGAATGTGTGATATTTTGCAAGACTAGAAGACCTGTAGTGCCTGAACAATTCGTCAAGAGTATTATGGAAGATTTGGCTGATCCCTCGGATATGGCTAAGAGAACCAGATACATTCAAAAACTGACTCCAATAACTTATTCCTGTAGTTCATCCATGGAGcaattgggtaaattgGCCGCTAAAGTTTTGCAGCCGCATTTCCACGATCCAAGTGTTACTCAAGATTATAAATTTGCTGTAGAAGTgacaagaagaaactttaaTACTTTAGAAAGAGATGATATTATCAAGAAAGTGGTTTCTGAAGTACTTAATGGTAGTGAACACAACCACCAAATTGACCTTAAAAATTATAATAAATTGATACTGGTAGAATGCTTCAAGAACAACATCGGAATGAGTGTAGTTGATAAAGATTACATTACAAAATTCAGAAAGTATAACGTTCAACAGATTTATgaaaagaagttgaaagaaCAGAATGAGAAATAA
- the KEG1 gene encoding Keg1p (similar to uniprot|P43614 Saccharomyces cerevisiae YFR042W Protein required for cell viability), with protein MLRIQENYLVLLKTKVSVQIQSSMALFSHSTISKLYQWYQICTTFLYLALLARWIILLPLVGSKFLPGGIHEFLCHLMVWSSLAELVWLFKFHGFKNGLQSRTLVKCLNFFYFVTVLHFHDDYEHALVLKNTSYSSFIIGLSLTQSHSHWCKLFKRGFVSKKSWFYKLETWIWMPVLYISEFYLLLLNVQNPNFHSTPVLDRINRVVLVLFFPIALTLYKRQL; from the coding sequence ATGTTAAGGATTCAAGAAAACTACTTAGTTCTATTAAAGACTAAAGTGTCAGTTCAAATTCAGTCATCAATGGCACTATTTTCGCATTCTACGATATCAAAACTGTACCAATGGTACCAAATATGTACGACCTTTCTGTACCTTGCATTGTTAGCGAGATGGATTATCCTACTACCCCTGGTTGGATCCAAGTTCCTTCCTGGAGGAATCCATGAATTTTTGTGCCATTTGATGGTTTGGAGCAGTTTGGCGGAACTGGTGTGGTTGTTCAAATTTCATGGTTTTAAGAATGGATTGCAATCGAGAACTTTGGTCAAATGCttaaatttcttctattttGTGACCGTATTGCATTTCCACGATGATTATGAGCATGCATTGGTCTTGAAGAATACGAGCTATTCCAGCTTTATCATTGGGTTGTCTTTAACGCAGTCCCATAGCCATTGGTGTAAACTGTTTAAACGTGGTTTTgtttccaagaaatcttGGTTTTACAAATTAGAAACATGGATTTGGATGCCAGTGTTATATATCAGTGAATTTTATCTGCTACTTCTCAATGTACAGAATCCAAACTTCCATTCAACACCAGTTTTAGACAGGATTAACAGAGTTGTTCTGGTGCTTTTCTTCCCCATTGCATTAACGTTGTACAAAAGACAACTTTAA
- the IRC6 gene encoding Irc6p (similar to uniprot|P43615 Saccharomyces cerevisiae YFR043C Hypothetical ORF), whose protein sequence is MIMDSVSSPEQPKNKILVTFGDGDSIHQRELISQLFGIDIGIGDRIVKGLVWKTKYYRVEFDLYIDDYNDFSSWFQEFASEEFAALREAMAGLVVVDQYEPTKPLNPLGLQDTFVVWVNTDSKVGQDQVDEINDKLFQTEESTVELVNLHSNEDTNEYGEKIGIPRFKEIVDTCSWKNCDMDYLTSTSSTTNPEVSLELIVQRMQHARLKHANSEMDNDEALQIAQEIAEELTGKED, encoded by the coding sequence atgataatggaCAGTGTATCAAGTCCAGAACAGCctaaaaataaaattctAGTTACATTTGGGGATGGTGACAGTATCCATCAGAGAGAATTAATTTCTCAGttatttggaattgatattggtattggtgaCAGAATTGTAAAAGGTTTGGTTTGGAAGACTAAGTACTATAGAGTGGAGTTTGATCTTTACATTGACGATTATAATGACTTCTCTAGTTGGTTCCAAGAGTTTGCTAGTGAGGAATTCGCAGCTTTGAGGGAAGCTATGGCAGGATTGGTTGTAGTGGATCAATATGAGCCAACTAAACCGTTGAATCCTCTTGGTCTTCAAGATACATTTGTTGTTTGGGTTAATACAGATTCTAAAGTTGGCCAGGACCAGGTGGATGAGATAAACGATAAACTGTTCCAAACTGAGGAAAGTACAGTTGAATTAGTTAATCTACATTCGAATGAAGATACCAATGAATACGGTGAAAAAATCGGTATACcaagatttaaagaaattgttgataCTTGTTCATGGAAGAATTGTGATATGGATTATTTAACTAGCACTAGTAGCACTACAAATCCTGAAGTTTCATTAGAATTGATCGTTCAAAGGATGCAACATGCAAGGCTAAAGCATGCCAATAGTGAAATGGACAATGATGAAGCACTGCAAATTGCacaagaaattgcagaagaattgacgggcaaagaagattga
- the SEC15 gene encoding Rab GTPase-binding exocyst subunit SEC15 (similar to uniprot|P22224 Saccharomyces cerevisiae YGL233W SEC15 Essential 113kDa subunit of the exocyst complex (Sec3p Sec5p Sec6p Sec8p Sec10p Sec15p Exo70p and Exo84p) which mediates polarized targeting of vesicles to active sites of exocytosis Sec15p associates with Sec4p and vesicles) has protein sequence MDQEAQTQVSQEFQKVLLSSVSASLPSIVDDDTKNLSGQDDVLELDPSAFDKWVPYLRRSVERDQLGLATEELYNSVDDHFEGLEVELLQDSQVNDKLRNSIGQISRVHNLIENSLVRDISNIQDQLNYSTNEVIMKKEVYVNDKKTSLKILEANILITKVLQILELSNKCQELIIERDFFKALQNLDSLEKIYLQEFKNYNFQFLKEIYNSIPYLKSSIKNECINSIRNHFNSNIGKNIADVGEGYFNVYDEKLFPTWLEKKDHMKLANFKFNSPVEVSLRDEDLVEELNLEKFFHLDEFHDSILIFRSLNELDYLISEFRREYEFRKAKLIDPLTWRKSQKGNGSAFGDFTNDLFAQSLTMDFLKQYFLKILGFLLYDINLNRSTDFILVDNDYNATNEFWDALMLRLEPYLKHFVRKLQTEEELGEFKNFMCMYVCILENHNLNIEPLYRLLIVVFEKVCNVNTTAFSAEFDILLHDDDFMPLAISDRGLYEKMLKICWMKDDELAKARAEAAEQNGQFTITLPFSPLYPMTCTLLKKTYNKLIHFIGTYYRHELHTLNNILVKTMESIFSKIINEKIRAKLDSTSREEIAQILINLDYFVIAAKEFSNMMTRDNILQNPSIEIKLASINNYVESRKYAEDQLIELIDSKVTDILETVDLDWRAMEVRQEPDISIVDVAQFLEMMFSSTLVNLPYSVQTLLIFREFDSLTRQFLDILLHETPPKITQESILNFEVDMKYLEGIISRIFPQRESESNGNNELQSPLMITSPTINGFTRSSNTIGNNVKSLEATFTELKQCIELMKLENMGEYNDSEIRLRKYPRIKPEDASLLISKVEIPMNDVQSSFDDIDLNNSSQESNFRELSTNGKKIAKFFNRG, from the coding sequence atggacCAAGAGGCTCAAACGCAAGTATCtcaagaatttcaaaaagtaCTGCTGTCGTCAGTATCTGCTTCACTGCCCTCaattgttgatgatgatacaAAGAATTTGAGCGGCCAAGATGATGTGTTAGAGCTGGATCCATCGGCGTTCGACAAATGGGTCCCCTATTTGAGAAGAAGTGTCGAAAGGGATCAATTGGGTTTAGCTACTGAGGAGTTATACAATTCCGTAGATGATCATTTTGAGGGATTAGAAGTAGAACTGTTGCAGGATTCGCAAGTCAATGATAAGCTTAGGAACTCAATTGGCCAAATATCGAGAGTACACAATTTGATCGAAAATTCTTTGGTAAGGGATATTAGTAACATTCAAGATCAGCTGAATTATTCTACTAATGAAGTTATTATGAAAAAGGAAGTTTATGTTAACGATAAGAAGACTTCtcttaaaattttggaagcAAACATTTTAATAACGaaagttttacaaattttggaaCTATCAAACAAATgtcaagaattgattatTGAAAgggattttttcaaagctttacaaaatttggatAGTTTAGAAAAAATTTACTTGCAAGAGTTTAAAAATTataattttcaatttttgaaggaGATCTATAATTCAATCCcatatttgaaatcatcCATCAAAAATGAATGTATCAATTCCATTAGAAATCatttcaattcaaataTTGGTAAAAACATTGCCGATGTGGGGGAGGGTTACTTTAACGtttatgatgaaaaattgttcccAACATggttggaaaagaaagatcaCATGAAGTTGGCCAATTTCAAGTTCAATTCACCTGTGGAGGTTTCACTAAGAGACGAAGATTTagtggaagaattgaactTGGAAAAGTTCTTTCACCTTGATGAGTTCCATGATTCTATTCTCATATTTCGTAGTCTTAACGAGTTGGATTATTTGATTTCTGAGTTTAGAAGAGAATACGAGTTCAGAAAGGCAAAACTGATTGATCCATTAACTTGGAGAAAATCTCAAAAGGGTAATGGTAGTGCCTTTGGTGATTTTACTAACGATTTATTTGCCCAAAGTTTAACGATGGACTTTTTAAAGCAGTACTTCCTCAAAATTCTAGGATTTTTGTTGTATGATATTAATTTGAATAGATCAACCGATTTCATACTGGTCGATAACGACTACAATGCTACCAATGAATTCTGGGATGCACTGATGCTTCGTTTGGAGCCCTATTTGAAACATTTCGTCCGCAAGTTGCAAACTGAAGAAGAGTTGGGAGAATTCAAGAACTTCATGTGCATGTACGTTTGCATCTTGGAAAACCATAATCTCAACATTGAACCACTTTACAGACTTCTGATAGtagtatttgaaaaagtcTGTAACGTTAATACCACTGCATTCAGCGCTGAATTCGATATATTGTTACACGATGATGATTTCATGCCATTGGCTATTAGCGATCGTGGTTTGTATGAAAAAATGTTGAAGATATGTTGGATGAAAGACGACGAGCTTGCAAAGGCAAGAGCCGAAGCAGCAGAGCAAAATGGACAATTCACGATCACTTTACCCTTCTCACCACTATATCCAATGACATGTACCCTATTGAAAAAGACATACAACAAACTTATTCATTTTATTGGAACTTATTATCGTCATGAGTTGCATACTTTAAACAATATTTTGGTCAAGACTATGGAAAGTATTTTCAGTAAAATAATAAATGAGAAGATCCGTGCCAAATTGGATTCCACATCAAGAGAAGAGATCGCACAGATTCTTATTAATTTGGACTATTTCGTCATTGCCGCTAAGGAGTTTAGCAATATGATGACAAGAGATAACATCCTGCAGAATCCTTCTATCGAAATCAAACTTGCATCCATTAACAATTACGTTGAAAGTAGAAAATATGCTGAAGATCAACTGATAGAATTAATTGATTCTAAGGTTACAGACATTCTAGAGACAGTAGATTTGGATTGGAGGGCGATGGAAGTGCGGCAGGAACCAGACATTTCTATCGTGGATGTGGctcaatttttggaaatgATGTTTTCGTCCActttggtaaatcttccttATAGTGTGCAAACATTATTAATCTTTAGGGAATTCGATTCCTTGACAAGACAATTCTTAGATATTTTACTACATGAAACCCCGCCCAAGATTACTCAGGAAAGTATCTTGAATTTTGAAGTGGAtatgaaatatttggaaggTATTATTTCTAGGATTTTCCCACAACGGGAATCAGAATCCAACGGCAACAATGAGCTTCAATCACCTTTGATGATAACATCACCAACGATTAACGGATTCACACGGTCGTCGAATACCATTGGAAACAATGTCAAATCACTGGAGGCAACTTTCACAGAATTAAAACAATGCATTGAgttaatgaaattagagaatATGGGTGAATACAATGACTCAGAAATAAGACTAAGAAAGTATCCTCGTATAAAGCCGGAAGACGCCTCCCTGCTAATCTCTAAAGTGGAAATTCCTATGAATGACGTCCAATCTTCATTTGACGACATTGATCTCAACAACAGTAGTCAGGAATCCAATTTCCGTGAACTGAGTACTAATGGTAAGAAGATTgctaaatttttcaataggGGTTAA
- the MRX20 gene encoding Mrx20p (weakly similar to uniprot|P43617 Saccharomyces cerevisiae YFR045W), protein MVESKELTTELIAGSAAAVFQTTISYPFEFLKTGLQLQRSLPGTAPFNMLHSVKTYFTGSSALNIAAIIKTTTRFTTFEKACQMLRDPSLPAGTPLSGPRLLMAGTITGFMESLWIIPFENIKVTMIENGIKDSEKSQKKPEVTDKTTKKPLQENRPTFHASTSNGKPQLTPQEAAFLKYEKAPPLHFFPTIKEIYLTRGIQGFFKGSFPTIFRQMGNTAVRFTVYTSLKQTISPNKPLKEHYAFAIGFVSSCAVVGITQPIDVVKTRMQSKYAWMTYKNSLNCAYRIFVEEGVGKFWKGWIPRLFKVGLSGGMSFGVYQYVENLVTLMRSEGYLE, encoded by the exons ATGGTAGAATCA AAGGAGCTCACTACAGAGCTCATTGCTGGTAGTGCAGCAGCTGTTTTCCAAACTACTATCTCATACCCATTTGAATTCCTGAAAACTGGACTTCAACTCCAAAGGTCTCTTCCCGGTACGGCTCCCTTCAACATGTTACATTCTGTGAAAACGTATTTTACAGGTAGTTCAGCCCTAAATATAGCAGCTATTATCAAGACTACGACGAGATTTACCACTTTTGAGAAGGCCTGTCAGATGCTGAGGGATCCTTCTTTACCCGCAGGCACGCCGTTATCCGGTCCAAGACTGCTTATGGCGGGAACTATAACGGGATTTATGGAAAGTTTATGGATAATACCGtttgaaaatattaaaGTTACAATGattgaaaatggtattaAAGACTCTGAAAAGTCTCAGAAAAAGCCGGAAGTGACAGATAAGACAACTAAAAAACCTCTGCAGGAGAATAGGCCAACATTCCATGCTTCTACCTCCAATGGTAAACCACAATTGACACCACAAGAAGCTGCATTTCTCAAATATGAAAAGGCACCACCATTGCATTTCTTCCCCACTATAAAAGAAATATACCTAACTAGAGGCATTCAAGGGTTTTTCAAAGGCAGTTTCCCCACGATATTCAGACAGATGGGTAACACCGCAGTAAGGTTTACAGTCTACACATCTTTAAAACAAACAATCTCACCTAACAAACCTTTGAAGGAACACTATGCATTTGCAATTGGATTTGTGTCATCATGTGCTGTCGTAGGAATTACACAACCCATCGACGTGGTTAAAACCAGAATGCAAAGCAAATACGCTTGGATGACCTATAAAAATTCTCTAAATTGTGCATACAGAATTTTCGTTGAAGAAGGTGTCGGTAAGTTTTGGAAAGGATGGATACCACGTCTCTTTAAAGTTGGTCTATCGGGCGGTATGTCATTCGGAGTCTACCAATACGTGGAAAATCTGGTTACTTTAATGAGATCTGAAGGTTATTTggaataa
- the DUG1 gene encoding metallodipeptidase (highly similar to uniprot|P43616 Saccharomyces cerevisiae YFR044C Hypothetical ORF), with the protein MLTRALGVSSCLRRIATPNIVKRTVMTTNLQPKFEKLFDRIDALKPAFIERLGQAVEIPAVSGDETLRPQVVKKAHFLVDQLSKLGFTDIQLKHLGKQPPPTSIPDLQLPPVVLSRFGNDPSKKTVLVYGHYDVQPASLEDGWDTEPFKMYVDEKLQLMRGRGTTDDTGPLTGWLNVVQAHKEAGVELPVNLVTCFEGMEESGSLGLDDLIAREAQGYFKGVDAVCISDNYWLGTKKPVLTYGLRGVNYYQTTVEGPAADLHSGIFGGVVAEPLVDLTQVLSSLVDSKGKILIDGIDEMVAPLTEKEKKLYENIDFSLDDLNAATGSQTALYNKKEDILMHRWRYPSLSLHGVEGAFSSAGAKTVIPAKVHGKFSIRTVPDIDSDKLTKLVQDHCNKVFAKLGSPNKCSTELVHDGNYWVSDPHNASFTAAAKATKDVYGVEPDLTREGGSIPITLTFQDQLKCNVLLLPMGRGDDGAHSINEKLDISNFVGGMKMMGAYLHYYAESKEN; encoded by the coding sequence ATGCTAACTAGGGCTTTAGGAGTATCTAGTTGTTTGAGACGAATTGCAACACCAAATATTGTTAAAAGAACCGTTATGACTACAAATTTGCAACctaaatttgaaaaattatttgatcGCATTGATGCATTGAAACCAGCTTTCATCGAGAGATTGGGTCAAGCCGTTGAAATTCCAGCAGTTTCTGGTGATGAGACTTTGAGACCACAGGTGGTTAAGAAGGCACATTTCTTGGTGGACCAATTGTCAAAATTGGGCTTTACAGacattcaattgaaacaTTTGGGCAAacaaccaccaccaaccTCTATTCCTGATCTACAATTGCCTCCTGTAGTTCTTTCAagatttggtaatgatCCCTCCAAAAAGACAGTTCTTGTGTATGGTCATTATGATGTGCAACCAGcatctttggaagatggtTGGGATACCGAGCCATTCAAGATGtatgttgatgaaaaattgcaattgatgaGAGGTAGAGGTACTACAGATGACACTGGTCCTTTGACGGGTTGGTTAAACGTTGTACAAGCTCACAAGGAGGCAGGTGTTGAGTTGCCTGTAAATTTGGTTACCTGTTTTGAAGGTATGGAAGAGTCTGGATCTCTAGGTTTAGATGATTTGATTGCCAGAGAAGCTCAAGGGTACTTCAAAGGTGTGGATGCCGTTTGTATATCCGATAACTACTGGTTGGGTACGAAGAAACCAGTGCTAACCTATGGTTTGAGAGGTGTTAATTACTACCAAACAACTGTTGAAGGCCCAGCTGCTGATTTACATTCAGGTATTTTTGGTGGTGTTGTGGCAGAGCCCCTAGTGGATTTAACACAAGTCTTGTCATCCCTAGTGGATTCTAAGGGAAAGATCCTAATCgatggtattgatgaaatggttgCACCATTAACtgaaaaagagaaaaagctttatgaaaatattgatttCAGTTTAGACGATTTGAATGCAGCAACCGGCTCCCAAACTGCGctttacaacaagaagGAGGATATCCTCATGCACAGATGGAGATACCCATCATTGTCCTTGCATGGTGTTGAAGGTGCTTTCTCGTCTGCCGGTGCCAAGACTGTTATCCCAGCTAAAGTCCAtggtaaattttccattAGAACTGTTCCTGATATCGATTCTGATAAGTTGACTAAGTTGGTGCAAGATCACTGTAACAAGGTTTTCGCTAAATTGGGATCTCCTAACAAATGTTCTACGGAATTGGTTCATGACGGTAACTATTGGGTTTCCGATCCCCATAACGCATCTTTCACTGCTGCTGCAAAGGCTACGAAAGACGTATACGGTGTGGAACCTGATCTAACTAGAGAAGGTGGATCGATCCCTATTACTCTAACTTTccaagatcaattgaaatgTAACGTTCTATTGTTGCCAATGGGTAGAGGTGATGACGGTGCACATTCCATCAATGAGAAATTAGATATCAGTAATTTTGTTGGCGGTATGAAAATGATGGGTGCCTACTTACACTACTATGCTGAATCTAAAGAGAATTGA